The following nucleotide sequence is from Photobacterium gaetbulicola Gung47.
CATTGCTGGTGGTAGTGGTGTGTGCCTTTTTGTTTAACCTGCTGTGTATCTATTTGTTTAAACCGCTTCAGCAAGTCTCTTCGGCGCTGGGCGTTATCGCGCAGGGGGGCGGGGATCTTACCCAGCGCATCAATATCGACTCCCAGGATGAAGTGGGTGATCTTGCCCAAAATTTCAATCAGTTCGTTAACAGCCTTCAGGTCCTAATCGGCCATGTCCGCAAACAGGGGGCAGCGCTGGGAGAGAGTGCGGCGCAGAGTGAATCATTGGCCGACAAACAAGCGCTGGAGCTTCAGCGTCAGCAGGATGAAATAACCATGGTTGCGACAGCCGTGACGGAGATGGCCTCGGCGACACAGGAAATTGCCTCACATGCAGAGCAAACAGCACAGGCAGCACAAGATTCGACTTCCCACACCAATAATGGGCGTGAATTGGTGATCCAAAGTCGTCACTCAATTTCTAATCTGGCCTGTGAAGTGAATGAAGCCTCCACGGTGATCAGCCAGCTCAATGAACATGCCCAGGGGATCAATAGCATTCTGTCTACAATCCAGGGAATTGCCGAGCAGACAAACTTGTTAGCATTGAATGCGGCGATTGAAGCGGCCCGAGCCGGTGAGCAAGGTCGAGGCTTTGCGGTGGTGGCTGATGAGGTGCGTGTGCTGTCTCAGCGCACCCATACATCGACGGAAGAAATTCAGAGCATGATTGCGACATTGCAGCAGATCACTACCAAGGCGGTTGATTTGATGCAGACCAGCTCGAAGCTCGCCCAGTGCACGGTTGAAGATGCCGATGAGGCAACAGTGGCACTGGAGCAAATCAATGCATCTGTTGCCATGATTAGTGACATGGCAACTCAAATCGCCACCGCGGCTGAAGAGCAAACCCATGTGACCGATGAGATCACCCAAAATACCACGACCATTAAGGATGTGAGCGATCAGCTGACCGTTGATGCTCAGTTAGCGCGTCAGCAAGCGGAGAGCCTTAGCCTGCAGGCGACAAACTTGAACGACAAGGTTTCAACCTTCATCGTGTAGTTGGGTTATTTTAACCCGAGCCGTTTTGCCAGCCGGTGGAGGTTACCGGCATCTAATTCCAGCTCTCTGGCCGTGGCCGCCCAGTTGCGGTTGTTCCGCTGGTAGCAATCATCGATAAGCTGGTATTGAAAGCGGTTCGTCGCGTCTTTAAGCCCGATATTGGTCTCGACCGATATTGGGTTTTTTTGTCGGGTTTCATTGCTTATAGCGGTTGAGTGCTGGTGGGCCTGTTGCTGTGGTGTGCTCAACAATTCAAAGTGATGAGGCTGGAGCTCAATGAATTCAAGGTTCGATGATTCTGCCCTTGCCACCACTGAGGCGCGGTTTATCGCATGTTCGAGCTCGCGGACATTGCCAGGCCAAGGATAGGCAGAGAGCATATCGACCGCCTCACGGCTCAGGCGCATCGACTGAATCCCCAGTTTGCCTTTGCTGCGCTCTATAAAGAACCCCGCCAGCAAAACGATATCATTTCCTCGCTCTCTTAGAGGGGGAGCCATAATGGGGAAGACACTCAAGCGGTGGTAGAGATCAGCCCTGAACTTACCCTGCTTTACTTCTTCATGCAGTTGGCGGTTTGTAGCGGCGACAATGCGTGTGTTGACCTTCAGTACCCTGTCATCGCCGACCCGCTGCAGATCGCCGTACTGCAACACCCGTAGTAGTTTGGCCTGCAGCGCCAAGGGGAGCTCACCGACTTCATCGAGGAACAGGGTGCCGCCATCAGCCATTTCAAATTTTCCCTTGCGGTCGCTAATGGCTCCCGTAAAGGCCCCCTTAACATGGCCGAACAGCTCGCTCTCTGCGACAGACTCGGGTAGCGCTGCGCAGTTGAGGTAAATCAGGGGTTGGCCGCTTCGGTGCGAGGCCTGGTGGATTGAAGCGGCGATGAGCTCCTTGCCGACGCCGGTTTCGCCGGTGATCAGGACGGTCAATTCCGTTGCGGCAACGGCTTGAATGTGACTCCTCAGCTCTTCCATTACCCTAGACTTACCGATCATCTCCACCTGTGCGGCCTGGGAGGATTTCCCGGCATGCAGTGCCGCCTGTCCATGAGACTCCGGCATATTGAAGGCTTGGCGCTCTAGCTGCTCCATTAATAATGCGGTATGTAAACTGGCAGCAGCGAGGGCGCTAATAACCCGCAGCTCTTCATCGCTGAATTGGTCGAACTGGTGAGGGTCAAAGCCATCAATGGTTAGCGCACCGATTAGTGTTTCGTTGGCAATGAGGGGCAAGCCGATACATGCATGAACATGGAGTTTGCCTTGGTGGCTGGGGATGAGTCCGTCATAGGGGTCGGGCAGTTCACTATCGTGCGGAAAGCGGACGATATCACCGGCGCGGGCAATGGCTTCGAGCCGGGGGTGCTCGTCGATGAGGAACTGGCGTCCCAGTACTTCTTCGAACAGGCCGTTTATGGCCAGCGGGGCGAAGTGTTGGTCGCGAAAAGCCAGTAAGGCCGAGGAATCGCACCCGAACAATGATTTGATGACAGAGAGCAAGCGGTCGAACCGGTCTTGGCTGGATATGCCCTGGGTCAGATCCAAAGCAAGCTGGGTCAGTTCTTTCGGCGTGTTTTTCATCGGTGCTACTTTTATTTGTTGGGGTGTTGTCATTATGACACGGTAATGTGGTTTTGACAGTGTTATTTTGTTGTCTATTTGACAGTGTGTATCTTGGTTAAATAATTAAAGTCAATAATTTCAACAAGATAAAAAGTTGGCATGGTCAGTGCAATACCTTGTTCAGATTTAGGGGGGCATGTAGCGCCCATAGCAATACATAAGGTATCAAGATGACCATTCACGTTAAAAACAACATTCACTGGGTAGGCCAACGCGACTGGGAAGTACAGGACTTCCACGGTACAGAATATAAGATGACCAAGGGGACCAGCTATAACAGTTATCTTATCCGTGAAGAAAAAACAGTTCTCATTGATACGGTCGATCACCGCTTTAGCCAGCAGTTTATCCAGAACTTAGAGATGGAAATTGATCTGCAAGAGATCGACTACATCGTCATCAACCATGCGGAGGAAGATCACTCCGGCGCGCTGTCGGCGTTGATGGCCCGTATCCCCAATACGCCAATTTACTGCACGGAAAATGCCGTTGATTCTATTGTTGGTCACCATCATCACCCGGAATGGAATTTCCAGGTCGTCAGAACTGGCGATACTTTGGATATTGGCAACGGCAAGCAACTGATTTTTGTCGAAGCGCCGATGCTGCACTGGCCTGACAGCATGATGACCTATCTCACCGGCGATGCGGTGCTGTTTAGCAATGATGCTTTCGGCCAGCATTACTGCGATGAGCGGTTGTTTAACGATGAGGTGGATCAAAGCGAATTGATGGAGCAGTGCCTGCGCTACTACTCCAATATCCTTACCCCGTTTAGTAGCCTGGTCACGGCAAAGATCCATGAAGTGCTGAGCTTTAATGTGCCGGTCGACATGATTGCCACTTCACACGGTATTGTCTGGCGCGATAACCCAACTCAGATAATCCATCAATACCTTGAGTGGGCCAATGATTACCAGGAAGATCGTATTACCATCTTCTACGACACCATGTCGAACAATACCCGAATGATGGCCGACGCCATTGCTCAGGGAATCCACGATGTGGATCCGGGTGTTGCCGTAAAGGTGTTTAATGTGTCGCGCCAAGATAAAAATGAAATCTTGGCCAATGTATTCCGCTCCAAAGGAGTGCTAGTTGGTTCATCGACTATGAACAACGTGATGATGCCAAAAGTAGCTGGCATGCTCGAAGAGATCACAGGGCTTCGCTTCAAGCACAAGAAGGCTGGGGCCTTCGGTAGTTATGGTTGGAATGGCGGTGCCGTTGACAGAATCCATTCGCGCTTGACCGATGCTGGCTTCGACACAACGGTTGGTTTGAAGGCCAAGTGGAAACCGGACGGCAAAGCAATGCGTGAATGCCGCGAGCACGGCCGGATGATTGCCAGAAAGTGGGCTTTAACACCAGTGCCTAGCGCCAAGCCATTGTCCGCCGAGCCTCAAGGAGTCGCGGCTAGCCAAAAAATGCTGTGCACGGTGTGTAACTGGGTATATGACCCAGCCCTGGGCGAAGCTAACCAAGGCATTGAGGTCGGTACCTGTTGGTCGGATGTGCCAGAGAGCTTTTTGTGCCCTGAGTGCGGTCTTGGCAAAGACGTCTTTGAACCCGTGAAGGGGGCTTAACTGATGGAGAAACCTATCACGATTATTGGTAGCGGCTTTGCCGCTTACCAATTGGTAAAGGCCATCCGCCGTCAAGATAAGCATGTTCCGATCCGGGTCTTCACTTCTGACGAAGGGCATGACTACAACAAACCGGATCTGAGCCATGCCAGTTCGAATCAGCAAACGGCCAATGATTTGATCCGTATGAGCGGTACCGATTTCGCTGCCGAGCACCAAGTGGAGTTGTATGCCCATAGCACTGTAGAAGTGGTTGAAACGAAGCACAAGTATATTGTGGCGGGAGGGCAGTGTTATGACTACGGAAAGTTGGTCTTTGCAACCGGTGCTAGGGCGTTTATCCCACCGATGAGCGGCGATGCTTCGGGACAGGTCGTGACGCTAAACAGCCTGGCTGAATATCGTGCTGCGCAAGATATATTGCAGCGAGCCCGTCATATTGCAGTGATTGGTGCTGGGCTGATCGGCACGGAATTGGCGATGGACTTTGCATGCAGCGGCAAAACTGTCTCGGTTGTTGACCCATGCCAGACCCTTATGGCTAACCAGTTACCCGATTACATCGCAATGAAATTGGAGCGGGTAATGGTAACGCAGGGAACACGGTTCTTCCTTGCTGACACGGTTGAACGGCTGTCGACGCTCCCTGGCTCCAGGGTTGCGGTCGAGCTTGCCTCTGGCAGGGAAATAGAGGTTGATGTGGTGGTCTCTGCGGCAGGGCTCAAGCCCAACATCCAGATCGCCAAAAATGCGGGTATGTCGGTAAATAAGGGGATCGTAGTGGATACCCAGTTGCAAACCTCAGCACCGGATGTCTATGCGATCGGGGATTGTGCCGAGATAAACGGTAAGGTGTTGGCCTATCTTCAGCCTGCTTTGTTAAGTGCCAATGCGCTTGCCAAGACACTATTGGGGCAACCAACGTCATTGGTATTGCCTGCAATGATGGTGAAAGTCAAAACGCCTGCTTTTCCGATCCAGTTTGCCGGGCAAAATATCCCGGAAGATAGCACTGAAGCGTTGAGCTGGCAGATCGACGTTAATCAAGCGGGTAGTACCTTAAAAACACGGGAACAGAGCGGCCAGCTAACCGGATATGTGGTTACCCAGCAGCATCTGCCATCAGCTTTCCCGCTGTTGAAAGAACTAAACAGTAAATGATTGAAACGGAGGTTACTATGAGCCATCAACGTATCCCGGCACATTGGACTATACAGCGTTCCACGCCATTCTTTACCAAAGATACCGTACCTGCGGCCTTGCTCAGTCACCATAATACCGCACAGGGGGTATTTGGGCAGTTGTGTGTCATGGAAGGAACGGTCACCTACTATGGGTTTGCCAACAGTGACGCGACAGAGCCTGAGCTGGAGGTGGTGATCAAGGCCGGACAATTTGCCACCAGCCCACCGCAATATTGGCACCGTATAGAAATGAGTGATGATGCTCAGTTCAACATCAATTTCTGGTCGGATGCAGACAAGGGTAGCCAACCATTGTTCCATGCCAAAAAGACAAATTAGCAATAGGCTAGAATAGATCACAACAACCCGGCAATTGCCGGGTTGTTGTTATTCCAAGCACCACGAATCCACTTGGGGTATGACAATCACTCAATGCCTCAACATTGCCGAGGCAATTAGCCGCTAAAACCGGCAAGGTAGTCTTTTACCTTTTGTGACAGGGTCGCTTTTTGCGGATGTTCGATAAAACTCGCCTCAATGGCATTTAGGCTAAATTGGGCGAGCTGCTGGCGTGTTAGCGGATGGGCATCAGCAACGGCTACAAAGTTATCTGTCATATAACCACCAAAATAGGCCGGATCATCGGAATTGATGGTAACGCACAGGCCTGTCTCAAGCAGATCAACAATATTGTGTTGTGCCATGTCCTCAAACACTTTGAGTTTAATGTTAGATAGCGGGCAGACCGTCAGTGGCATCCTGCTTTCTGCCAGTTGCTGGACCAACTCGGTACTTTCCACACAGCGCACACCGTGATCGATACGGCTGACACCAAGCAAATATATCGCATCGAGTATATTTTGCGCGGGACCCTCTTCGCCGGCGTGGGCCACGGTTAAAAAACCGGCATTGCGTGCCGCCTCGAATACCCGGGCGAATTTCTCCGGCGGGTGGCCCTGTTCCGAGGAATCCAAGCCGACAGCGATGATCTGATCTTTATAAGGCAGTGCTTGCTGTAATGTTGCGAAGGCGGCCTCTTCATCTAAATGGCGAAGGAAGCACATTATCAACTGGCTGGAGATATCGAGTTGCTCTTTGGCCTGCCTCAGTGCACGCGTGATGCCGTCTATGACGGTTTTGAAAGCAATACCGCGGTCAGTATGGGTCTGAGGGTCGAAGAATATCTCGGTGTGGACAACATTGTCTTGCTTGCAGCGCAGTAAGTAGGCCCAGGTCAGGTCGAAAAAGTCCTGCTCGGTGATAAGGACATTGGCACCTTGATAATAGATATCCAAAAAAGACTGCAGGTTATGGAATTGGTAGGCTTCGCGTACAGCCTGGGGTGAGGAAAACGGAATGCTGATCTTGTTGCGCTTGGCAAGCTCAAACATTAACTCAGGCTCAAGGGTGCCTTCAATGTGAAGATGGAGCTCTACTTTGGGTAGTCCTTTAATAAAGTTTTTCATATCAAGCCCTTATTATATTTCTATACATGCACTACAGCAGTAGGCGTAATAAGTGTGATCTACTAAGGTGCTTTTCTGTCGCGTCGAATACTGACATACAAAGAGAAAAGCACACCTGCGCTTAACTCTTCGTAATCAGAATTTTACGGATTCTGGTAGAGACCCCCATACCGTATTAATGGGGTTATACGAAGCCGTTTGCTTATGTTTTCCAGTGTAGTAACGAAATTCAATAGAGTGCAAGCAAACGTTTTCGTGATCTTGGCATAGCGACACCTGTGATGCAATGTCTAGTTATCCAATACGGTGAGCTTGCTGCCTTTCTCGGCAAGATAAAACACAATGACTCTGGCCGGCTCGCTTCCGGTATTCTCGCCATAGTGTGAGGTATTCATCACTTCCACCAGGGGATCACCAGCGCTTATGGTGATTTTCTTATCCTGGGTGTGCACCGTGAGCTGGCCGGTCAGTAAGATCCCGGTATTGATTACCGGGTGTTGATGCCATGGGAGTTTCTCTCCGGGCTCAATGGTGATCTCTTTGATGGTGATTTCTGGTTGATTGAACTGAACAGAGGGCAGGGGCTGGCCATCCCAACTGGTGGTGGTCTTGACCAGGTCGTGAGAGGACGCGGCAAAGAGCGATACGCTGGTCAAAACGAGAGAGAGGGGAAATAACATCCTTGGCTTCATGGCTAGCTCCGTTTAACAACTTGTAGCCATAAGGGTAGAACATGGCGGAGAGGTTATTGCCAGTATTGGGCCGATTTTCGGTCAATGTCATAGTTCCGGTGTGTGCAGGGGAAAGCGACAGCGGGCTGAACTATTCCCCTGCATCACTCCGGATTGGCTATTTTGCCATTGAAGGGCCGCGGTTTAGTTCGTTAGCCAAGCTTCAATGTGCTCTCGTTTTGGCACACTCCCTTTATGCACAACTTCATCATCGATGACCACGGCTGGTGTCGACATCACGCCATAGGCCATGATCTGGGCCATGTCTTCGACTTTAACCAACTCAAAGTCGATACCTTGCTGCTGGAACACATCCTGAATGAGCTCGGCGGTGACTTTGCAGTTCTTACAGCCCGAGCCGAGTACTTTTACGTTTTTCATCATTTTGATCCTTATATCAGAGACAATTGCTATTAAAGAACGGGGAAGGTGGCATTGAATACCCATCCGATGAGGGTAAATGCAACCAACAAGAGCGCGAAAAGCGTGGCGAGCAAACGCCACTGCATGACTTGCTTGAGTAAAATGAATTCAGGAAAGCTGGCCGCGACCGTGCTCATACAAAATGCGAGCGTGGTACCAATGGGAAGTCCGTTGGTGATCAGGCTCTCCATGACAGGAATGACCCCGGTCGCGTTCGAATAGAGCGGGATGCCAAGTAATACGGCTGCAGGTACAGACCACCATTGGCCAGCCCCAAGATAAGCCTCTATCCAGCCTTCAGGCACAAAGCCGTGTAGGGCTGCTCCAAGGCCGACACCGATGATCACCCACTTCCAGACCCTGGCAAAAATAGTAGCGACCTCCTCTTTGGCAAAGCCGTGCCGTTCAGCCAGGGTCAAAGACGTCGAATGGGTTGGAGTGCCGGTGGCATTGTGTCTTTGCTTAATGTGGTCTTTGCCTTGTTTCATGGCATTGGCGGCAAAGGGCTGGAGCCAGCGCTCAGCTTTGATGGCGTCAAGGAATATCCCGCCCAATATCCCTACTGACATGCCAAGCGCAATATAAACAAAGGTAAATTTCCAGCCAAGTAGGCTCATGAGCAAAAGTACGGCCACTTCATTAATCAGTGGGGAAGTAATGAGGAACGCCATCGTGATCCCGAGCGGGATCCCTGCCGAGGTGAAGCCCAGAAACACGGGAATGCTCGAGCATGAACAGAATGGGGTGATCGCACCAAACAATGCCCCCATAGAGTAACCCAGCGCGCGGTGTTTGCCGGCCAAATAGTCCCTGACCCGTTCAACATTCAATGATGCACGAACCAAAGCAATGACGTAAATCATAAACAGCAAGAGGGCAAATATCTTGAGGGTATCCTCAATGAAAAAATGCAGAGCTCCCGCTAATTGGGTATCGGGGGGTAACCCAAAGACCGAGTAAACCGCCCACGAGGCGAAATCCGTGAAAACTTGGAACATACTTTGTCCTTATCAAATAGACTAACTACAGATAAAGACGAATGAGGTATGAAAAGGATTCTTAATGAAGAGCAAAAAAGTTGAAAAAGCCCCCTAGACGAGCGTAAGGGGTGGGGCAACCCCCCAAAATCGGCTTTTTCAACTTTTTTCGGTGTTTACTTAATTAAGCTGCCGCTTACTGTACGAGGTTTTAGATGTCATGTGTGGGTATCAGTTATTCATGACAGGCTGCTTGGGGGATGTCATGAGCGCTCCGCTTGGCTTTCGGAAAAAGCATTTTTTTGACTAAGCTGATAAATAAACCCTGCGAGCCAAAGCCAATGAAAAAAAAGCAGTTGCAAGTTGTGGTAACCGGAGGCCCCGGAGGCGGAAAAACCACTGCGTTGGATCTTTTCCGCAGAGAGCTGGGCCATAAGATAGCTGTTGTACCCGAGGCGGCGACGGTACTTTTCTCTGGCGGCATAACACGCTCAGAAGATGAGCAAGTGCTTAAATTGGTACAGAAAACGATTTTTCAGCTGCAAAAGAATGTCGAGGAGATCCATAAAGCACAGTTTCCGGACAGGTTACTGGTGTGTGATCGCGGCTCGCTTGATGGTTTGGCTTACTGGCCTGGTAGCGAAAGTGAATTTTTTAGCGAGGTAAATTCTACTTTTGAAGATGAAATCGCCCGCTACGATGCTGTGATCTTTTTTGAATCCGCCGGAGCCTCCGGACATGATATCAGTAGCAATAACCCGGTACGAAACGAGTCGTCTCAACAAGCTGCGCAATTAGATAAAAAACTTCAGAAAGTCTGGTCCAGGCATCCCCATTTCTACTTTGTTGGGAGCTCAGAGTCCTTTATTCGGAAGATCATGTTCGGGATCATGACGATAGAAAACGTGATAAATCAGTATCAGAGGGGGTAGTTATAACCGCTGTGTTATGGGGGGCTTACGGTATACCAGGGCCGCCCCTGCGACCCTTTGATAACAGTATTTGAATGGCTTAATAAGCCGCTACGACGGAAATAGCACCAATACCTTCATTTATAGATAAAATTTCTGGTGCCACTGATGCATTTTCTTGCGCCTTTTCAATGGTTTTATACTCGTGAAGCACCCCGTAATGATAATTACCAATGTTAAACGTAATGAGGTGATTATGCATAGCTAACTGCCCTGCGTGGGTATGTTTGTATGTCTCCTTCACCGATAAGTCTTCAACGTTCTCTGCTTCCAGTATTTTGAGCAAATCCTTAAGAGCGATTCCCTCCTCTTTGTCTCTGTACATACGCAGTCCGAGGCTGTACCAGTTCTCTGGTATCATTTCAATCCACATACTTTCTGCGATTTGGTTGCTTGAGCAGTCAATTTCGACTGCGCCACCTAAAAATTCAAACTTTTCGCAGTTGAAGGCAGTTGTTTTCTTTATTTTGACTTGCTTTTTACATACTCCATTCTGTCCCAACTCCGAATTGGTTGTTTTCCCAAGTTCAACCTCTAACGGTAGCTCGAATAAAACACTTGAAGCTATAGCCTCAGAGTTTATCAATAACATTGCTATAGTGAAAAAATACGAAATAACCTTTTTCATGTTTACACCTACTTTGCATTTTTCAGGCCAAATTGTTAAGGCATACATATACCGGTCATCTAACTAAATCTTGCTTTCAAAAAAGCTATAATTGGCTTCGCACTATGTGTAGGTAATGGAAAAATGACGCCTTAAGTGTTTCCATGCCCCGTGTTCCGGTATTAGTAGTCTTTGGTTATCATTGTTTTTTGTGTGTTAATTTATTGTAATGCAATGATTTTTTTGGCCTTGCCAATTCCACGATTAATCCTTTTTTGAGGCGGTTGACAATTTAAAAACTACAATAAAATGGCAGGAAAACAGTGACAGGTATCAAATAACAACATCGATTGTTATAAACTGATCGCAGAGGTGGTAATTATTAAAGTCTGAAGTGACTCTTAACGCGGTTATCAATTTTAACTGACCTTGCTTTTATTCTGTGTAATCCTTTTTTGGCTTTATCTTGTTTTGTATTTAAAGCAATCAATAAGAGGAAATCATAAACCTGTTATCTATAATGTTTCATTATTTTTTCATGTTTTGGTAATGTTTGCTTACATTAATTTTATTATTTGCTTCTGTATTTTTTAGAGAATGTAACTGAGATAAAAATGTGCCTCAAAAACAGTTATTAGATCTGGGATAATAATAAAATTTTCTATCATGACTTTTCTCTGCGGGGCGTAAAACAGCACACTTGCTGGTTAGCATCGAGCTTTACTTGGCAAGATAATATCAACTGCTGCTTCAGTTTGTTGCGCGCCCGTAGCAGGCGTGATTTTACGGCCGGCAGGGTCAAACCTTGTTGGTTGGCATAGGCTTGTTGAGTCATCCCCTTGATGTCACAAGCTTTCAAAACGTGGCTATCTGGCTGCGGGAGCTCGGACAGGACTCGGCTTAGGCACTGGGTGAGGGTATCGACAACCGCTTGCGGGTCATTTTCTTGCTCAATATCCTGTTCTAATGGCACGGGATGTTTTTTCCGTCTGTGGTCAATGAGCAAATTGTTTGCCACACGGTAGAGCCAAGCCCGGGGGTTGCTGATGTTGCAAAACGCATAGTCTTTGACCATTGCCCGAATGAATACCTCTTGTAGCAAATCATCGGTCAATTCGGCATCGTTCGTTTGGGTGGTTAGCCAGAGGGCGAGGGGCCGGGCATGTTGCGCCCAGGCATCCATCAAGCAAGGCCGGGCGTTGTGGCTGTTTTGGCTCATCGTAATGCTCTGTTCCGCTTAGTGATTATTGACGAAACGAGTGTATCGTAATTGGATTGGCATTTTTGGCAACTCATGTTGCAGAAAAAGCACGTTTGAATTTTGTTTTAACCGAACGCCAGTGAGTTGTCGGTGTGGTTGGTGCCTTGTCGAGAAGGTGCTGGAAATCATCCTGGCTCGGGCAGATTTCACCACCATGGGCAAGTAGCAGGCTTGTGGGTGATAATGCGACGATCTTATTGACTGACTGGCGGTAGCGATTGGGGTAGAAAACCGGGAAGGGAGGAATATAGCGTCCTTTCACTTTTACCATTAGATCGGCGACATAAACCTTGCCGGAGTTTTGGTGGTATAGCGATAAGTCCCGGTCGGTATGACCTTGAGTTGATAGTGCCCGCCACTCGGGGAAGCCTGGTACCAGTTCTTGGTCGTCAAGCAGGTAATCTGGCTTTAGTTTGGCGTTATACCACAAATTACAGCGGGTCTTTTTCATTCGCTTGGCGACCCAACTTGCTAGCAGCAAGTCGGTCCAATGCATCAGTATGCCATCAATGCCCTGGTACCACTGGCCGGGGACATTGGCGGCGGCAATGCTGCATCCTGTCAATTTGCGAAGACGATGCGCCGCACCGGCGTGATCAGGGTGCATGTGGGTGACAATGACCAGTTTGAGATCCTTGACTGGGCGCTTAAGCTGTTCGCGGATGAAGTTGAGCAAATGAGGAATATCAGCACGGCAGCAGCCATCTAAAAGCAGCAAGCCATAACGGTATTCAACGAGATATATCGATTGGATATAGCCATCTATCTGGTGCAGTTTCATCTTGATATCCCTAAGTGGATGAAAAGCAATTTTATCTTTCTTCAATAAAAACATTATTTAACAACTCATCAGACCAATCAAGCAGGGAATAGTACAGAGACCGATATGATGAACATGAGGGAAGGTGTGACTCACGCATAGAACGCTAGAGTAGAAAAAGGCCCAACGTGAAATATATGAGTGGTCAGCGAGAGTCACGTTGGGCAAGGATTTAAATTTCCCAATCACCTCCTAGGGCCTTGTTTAACCCGACGACCATATTGGCGGTCTGCAGCCGGGCTGCCACTACGCGGTCGCGCATTGCATGTTGCTGGCGCTGGGCATCCAGTACCGACAGGTAGTCGATAAGGCCTGCCTGGTAGAGTGATAGCGCTTTGCCTACTGCTTCCTCAGTTTCTGCTTCGGCCTCAAGCAACAAAGACTGATACTGCTGGCTGTTACCGTAGCCATTGAGCAAGGTCTCCACCTCCCCGATAGCGCTGTTGACCGCATGCTGGTATGTGAGTGCGCTGGCTTCAAAGCGTGACTCTTGAAGCTTGATCATGGCATCGGTACGGCCGCCGTCGAACAGGTTCCAGCTGACCCCGACACTGGCGAGCCACGTTGCTGAGTCGCTGTCGAACAGATCATCAAAATCCCCCGCAAGCACACCCGGTGTCCCGGTCAGGTAAAACTTCGGGTATTGATTGGCAACAGCCGCAGCTAACTCGGCATTTTGTGCGGCCATTTCCCGTTCTGCGATTCGGAGATCTGGCCTTCTTTGCAATAGATCTGAAGGCAGGCCTGTCGGGATTAATCCATTGAAGGAAGGTAATGGCGAGTTGACGGCAAGCCTTTCCTGCATATGACGAGGAGATTCACCGAGTAAAATAGCCAAACGTTGCTGGTGGGCATTTTCCGCGGTTTCC
It contains:
- a CDS encoding hypothetical protein (COG0491) → MKLHQIDGYIQSIYLVEYRYGLLLLDGCCRADIPHLLNFIREQLKRPVKDLKLVIVTHMHPDHAGAAHRLRKLTGCSIAAANVPGQWYQGIDGILMHWTDLLLASWVAKRMKKTRCNLWYNAKLKPDYLLDDQELVPGFPEWRALSTQGHTDRDLSLYHQNSGKVYVADLMVKVKGRYIPPFPVFYPNRYRQSVNKIVALSPTSLLLAHGGEICPSQDDFQHLLDKAPTTPTTHWRSVKTKFKRAFSAT
- a CDS encoding adenosine deaminase (COG1816); this encodes MKNFIKGLPKVELHLHIEGTLEPELMFELAKRNKISIPFSSPQAVREAYQFHNLQSFLDIYYQGANVLITEQDFFDLTWAYLLRCKQDNVVHTEIFFDPQTHTDRGIAFKTVIDGITRALRQAKEQLDISSQLIMCFLRHLDEEAAFATLQQALPYKDQIIAVGLDSSEQGHPPEKFARVFEAARNAGFLTVAHAGEEGPAQNILDAIYLLGVSRIDHGVRCVESTELVQQLAESRMPLTVCPLSNIKLKVFEDMAQHNIVDLLETGLCVTINSDDPAYFGGYMTDNFVAVADAHPLTRQQLAQFSLNAIEASFIEHPQKATLSQKVKDYLAGFSG
- a CDS encoding thiol-disulfide isomerase/thioredoxin (COG0526) — its product is MMKNVKVLGSGCKNCKVTAELIQDVFQQQGIDFELVKVEDMAQIMAYGVMSTPAVVIDDEVVHKGSVPKREHIEAWLTN
- a CDS encoding permease (COG0701) translates to MFQVFTDFASWAVYSVFGLPPDTQLAGALHFFIEDTLKIFALLLFMIYVIALVRASLNVERVRDYLAGKHRALGYSMGALFGAITPFCSCSSIPVFLGFTSAGIPLGITMAFLITSPLINEVAVLLLMSLLGWKFTFVYIALGMSVGILGGIFLDAIKAERWLQPFAANAMKQGKDHIKQRHNATGTPTHSTSLTLAERHGFAKEEVATIFARVWKWVIIGVGLGAALHGFVPEGWIEAYLGAGQWWSVPAAVLLGIPLYSNATGVIPVMESLITNGLPIGTTLAFCMSTVAASFPEFILLKQVMQWRLLATLFALLLVAFTLIGWVFNATFPVL
- a CDS encoding hypothetical protein (COG1917), which encodes MKPRMLFPLSLVLTSVSLFAASSHDLVKTTTSWDGQPLPSVQFNQPEITIKEITIEPGEKLPWHQHPVINTGILLTGQLTVHTQDKKITISAGDPLVEVMNTSHYGENTGSEPARVIVFYLAEKGSKLTVLDN
- a CDS encoding sigma-24 (FecI-like) (COG1595), yielding MSQNSHNARPCLMDAWAQHARPLALWLTTQTNDAELTDDLLQEVFIRAMVKDYAFCNISNPRAWLYRVANNLLIDHRRKKHPVPLEQDIEQENDPQAVVDTLTQCLSRVLSELPQPDSHVLKACDIKGMTQQAYANQQGLTLPAVKSRLLRARNKLKQQLILSCQVKLDANQQVCCFTPRREKS